AAAAAATGCAATAGGGTAATCAACCTACATACCTTTTGAGAATCATATGTTCCGGAACCTATATTCATATCCTTAAATATACTATTCTTCAAATTTTTTATCACACCTAAGATATGTGAACCTTCTCTTTAACAGTCCAAACAACCCAAGTGACGGGAGTGAACTGCTGTGCACTTAATTTCATTCCTAACTCCTTGAATATACTACGAAGTTCATCAATTCGCTCAAAATATTCTTCTTCAAGCCATTCATACTGATTCAAGGCGTTCTTCTCTGCTTCCTCGTCTTTGAACATCAGATCTCCCAATACCAAAACTCCTCCAGGCTTGAGTACTCGTCGAAGCATTTCACGGATAGCTGAGGATTTTGCATGGTGCGGTATATGATGAAAAGCATAAGTGCTTGCTACTACATCAAAAGAATTATCAGGGTAGGGGATTTGTAAAAACGCATCGGGAACACGATAGAACTCTACTCTTGGGTCATTACCTATCTTTTTTCTTGCTACAGCAAGCATTTTTTCTGACTGATCTAAACCGACAACTGTAGCACTACATGCAAGAAAACGCCTGGCAAGATTTCCTGTTCCGGTTCCTATGTCAAGAACTTTCTTTTGAGAAGTGATATTTGCAATCTTCACCACCATATCAAGTATTTCATCATACCTTGCATAATACTCCTGGTCGTTATGAATATCCTCATCATAACGATCTGCCCAATTATCAAAGTCCCAGGTTTTATTATTTTCGTCTGTTTCAATCGATAACTCCTTTCATTAATCTTGCATCTCAATTGAGCGATTTTCCATTACTCTAAAAGATTGTAGTATTTTTTGAAAAAAACATATAAAATCTTTTAAGTGCATTTTATTTTTTGTACAATTA
Above is a window of Caldisericum sp. DNA encoding:
- a CDS encoding class I SAM-dependent methyltransferase, whose amino-acid sequence is MVVKIANITSQKKVLDIGTGTGNLARRFLACSATVVGLDQSEKMLAVARKKIGNDPRVEFYRVPDAFLQIPYPDNSFDVVASTYAFHHIPHHAKSSAIREMLRRVLKPGGVLVLGDLMFKDEEAEKNALNQYEWLEEEYFERIDELRSIFKELGMKLSAQQFTPVTWVVWTVKEKVHIS